Genomic segment of Cuculus canorus isolate bCucCan1 unplaced genomic scaffold, bCucCan1.pri scaffold_120_arrow_ctg1, whole genome shotgun sequence:
GGAGAAGCCGTGGGTGCTGGTAGAGTTCAGGACGTTGGAGCTACTGGCAGCCTTTGAAAGTTCGCGCTGTGgaaagaagaagcaggagatgggcatgaagggacagagagaaggCCTCCAGGCCAGCAAGGAGGGCAGGCCAGGCTACTCCTGCTGATTTGTTTGGGCTCCCCACCTACTCCTGCTACGGTATTCCTGCCCTCTTTTGAAGCATGGAGGAGCTAAGGAAGAACTCTGAGCCCGTGAGGCTcccagaagaagaagaagctgttgCCCACgtccctctccctcctgcagcgGGCAGGCTGGCTGTCCTGGGAAGCCCAggcccctgcactgcagccccTCAGACAGGCTGGGGAGTGCCACCATCTCCAAAACCCCTGCGACAAGGGACTCTGACCACAGGGGAGGCTTTACTCAGGCAGCCGGAAACAGTCACATCTCCAGAGAGCTTTACCGCAGCACGCAGAGGAGCAACACTGACCACACGAAGATCAGGGAGAAAAATCCAAGAGGATACAAGTCCTCTGCACTTTAAGGCACGCTCTAACAGCCCAAACAAAGCAGGCAGCATCAAGGAATGGCAGAAAAGGCACCCACACACAAGATTTGGAGAGCTCGCAGTGACAGCAAAAGGAGAGAGCACAACACGAACAGAGCCAGCAGCCACCGGTGAggattttaactgaaaatgagTAAAACGTGGATTAGTCGGGGAtgttctctccagctgcagtgaCCGGGAAGCCCAAATTAACCTCCTCCCTGGATTATTTTGGTGATTAATCAAGAGCATTGAAAAACAACATCTCCTCGGATCTCAGACTTTAGAAGCAGATCAgtgttttggggggacacaTTCCTCCGGAGATGACCAACTTGAGGTGAGGAATTCCCAACTTTGGGAGTGGGAGGTTGGCCACTAAAAACCAGCCTGGATGCAGGATGTGTCACTCAAAGGTTGTACTTCCAAGCCATACAGCCAACAAAgtagctggggaggggagagagcctTTGACCTAAGTGGGCAGCAACCCACCGGTGATGGTTTCAGGACTCCTGCCAAGACAAGTGTGTGGTACCTGCAGGCCGTAGTCAATCTCTGCGTTGTCCAGGACGGAGTTGATAAGGGAAGCCTCCCCACTCAGTGCAACCTCGTAGGTGGGGCCTCCCTCCACCCTGCACAGAGTCATGACGCCGGTGACGATGTTTGCGTGGCCAAAGAAAGTGAACATGACCCGCTGGCTCTCACCCGGCAGCAGTACACCATGCAGAGGCAGGATGTTGAAAACCTGGAGACAAGGGGGGAGACACCGAGATGTCAAGCATCAAAATCGGGGCAGAAGAGCAGCCATGGCTTGGAGCAACGGACAGACGTGGCCAGAGGGGCATCTTCCTCAAGTGCAGGCAGAATCATCCTCATTTCGTCCTGCATCCACTACACTTTCCAGCAAAGGAACCATGTGATAAATCTTCTCCCATACTCACCaattaatgcattaattaaCACACTACCTTACAGTAACTTGGGAGGCCTCCTGGCAGCAAtaaattctctctgctgcagaacctGCCTTTGATAACACCCTTTGCTGCCTCTAGAGAAACACGAGACCTGGAGGTGAGAGCCCTCGGAGCCACGGGGTGGACTCCAGCCCAGCTCATCTGACTCCTGATgcttttcattctctctctgaTTTGCAGGCTGCTCTCTCTCAAGATGCTACAGCAAAGTCTACTGCAGAAATTTCCTATCAACCGCTTGATTAGGGACAAGATGAATAACGCCCTCCATATCTGCTACGCAGGTAACGTCCTTGGTCAGCCCTGTGACATGGCCCACACGGCCCCTCCAGTGACCAGTTgcttcagcactgctgtgtgaCATGCTTGGAGGGGCACGAAGCTGCACTTTGAGCAGCGCTGAGGGCCACCAGCGGGAGTGAGGGCTACGtaactgctggccacaccgGAAACGCAGAAGCGAGACTGATTCCCACCTACCTCCTCTATTCCCACGCTGACGGGCTCTGCCTGCGTGAACTGCCTCCGTTGCAGGCTCCCAGTCTCCTCAGTACCTTCCACCTTTGGAGCAGTGGATGGTagtggctggaaaacaaggATCGAGGGCTGTGGCAAGCAGCTGCCTGGTCTGGGCAagactgctctgctgcaggtgaCATCGCCTCATCAAGCCAGGAACAGATAAGGTGGCACCTGGGTGCAAATCCAGTAGGGGTCTGTCCACACCTTCAGCTGAGTGTGGGTCCAAGCCCACCCACAGAGGAGCCACAGATGCCATCTGCACTTCCTACACACAAGCTTCCCAGGCAATCTGGATGTTCCCAGCACTCGGTCCCGGCAGAGATCTCAAGGACATTTTGCACCCTCGTACCAGCCTGGCTTCACTCACTCCTGCCCAAAGAGCACGCTAGGAACCTGATGCCAGGACAGGTTCAGTTCTCCGTGACGAGAAGAGAAACACTGCTCCAAGGGAAATGTATTCAAACCAGGCAAGTAAGGTCTGTGAAAGCGCTTGAGATGACCATTCCATTTCAGACGGTGGTTAGGTTTCACCTCGTGCACCCATCAGTGCAGGACAGCTGAGGACCTCTGCTTGGGCATTCCTCTCAAAAGGCACATTCCTGACGAAGGCAGCCgagatgttttttctgtctcGCAGCAGCTGAGTGCGCATGTTTAACCTCAGAGGTGCCACCTTTCAAAAGGAAGCTTGTCCCTAGGCTTTGTGTTTCTCCCCTGCAGAAGCCCCGCGTCCAGTCGCTGGCCCTGCTGCCAAGCACACTTgtggctgcagaagaaaatctacATTTGCTTCCAGAGAATCGCTGGCATCTGCTGGCTTTTGGAGAGCATCTCCTGCTGTTCCCAGGCCTTTGGctggctcctctgcagcctcttcCCTGGAGCTGCCCTCTGCAGATGCTGAGCCTTCCAACTGGGCTATGTTCTCCTGTGGTGGTTGCGGTGTGATGAAACACTGACTTGCAGGAGGGCTGAacctggaaaacaaatcaactTTGATCACAGACCTGCAGCGGGACAGAGAGAAGCTCACACGAGCTGCTCCGCAGCAGGATGTGGCTCCTGGGTGggcactgcagctcagcagtggGTCTGAGCCAGCAGCTCCAAAACCAGGATGGAGCACGTCAACTGCTGTTCCTGACCTGCCACCCACCCTGAGAAGGGGTGCGGGCACAGGGGTGTGAGGAAACAGGTGGTACCTTGATGGGCAGGAGCACGTCCACCTCTCCCAGTGGCAGGTTGGCACTTTCTGAGTCAAAGTGCACTGTGAATGACTCGGTCTCACAGCACGGCAGGTCCTTCACGTGCTCCGGCTCCACACGGAAACCttgaacagaggaaaataaagcagctgagACACACAATCGATAGCAACATCTCACAAGCATGTTAAGCTCAAGGGCGTCCTGGCTGGCAGCTCTGAAGGACCCCTTTGCACCCATGGAGCAGCCCACTACTCTTTCTTCCCTGTCACAGCACAAGGGAAAAGGGTTCTCGCAGGTAGAATCCTGCTAAAAAGGACACCTATCAGCTGAGAGGCTTCAGTCATTTCTTCATCAGTCATCCCAGGGGAGGGTGCAGAGAACTCTCCAAAGGAGAACTTCCAGCTGAACTCCCCCCACGCCGTATGCTACCCCGAAAACAACTTAGAGGAGACACCTGACCACCCTTCAGACACAGTGGGTCTGGTGGTACTGCAGCCTCACCTTGAGGCCTGTTTCAGAAGCCTTGTTCAGCACGACAGAGGACCTCACAGGCTGTTTTCTCAATAAAGGCTAAACAGAAGGCCATGACATTATCAACTTGGAACAAAGCACTCCCCAACCACTACGGGTCCATCTGTTTGCAGCACAAGCCCAGAGAATCCACAAGGAAATGCAGATGCTGCTCACTGGAGCaaagagaagatgctgagaGCTGACCAAGGCAGTCGCCCCATCCGGGCCCTACAGTGAAGGCAGGCCAGGTCTTTGGGCACCGCTGCACGGGAGAACTCTGTTTCTAAAGCACCAAGCAGAGGGTCTCAAGGAGGACAAAGGTGGACAAACAAGCGCTCAAAAAGCTCCCCATGTCCAGTGGCTTAAGCTAATCTGTCAGAGACAGCTCCTTCAAGCCCACGTGAAATCGCACCAGTAGTGATTACCTGTGCTACGCAGGACCCTTCGGCCAGTGCAGAAGGACACAGGAAACCGCCCGGTGTTGGTGATCTTCACAACGTGAGTGTGGGTACTACCACGAATGACGTAGCCAAAGTCCAGGATGTACtcaggcagctcagctctgaaaGGACAAGTAAGGACAATCCTTAAACCACAGCCTGGACAAATTTCTAAGCAgatggaagaaacaaataaagtgGATTTGTCTTCATTCACTGCTCTAAAAACTCAACCCAAGCCTCTGAAACCAAAGTCCTGGCCACCTGGTAATAAGACTTTGGTAAGTCACGGGGACTGTAGGTCCAAGGTTTTCCCAGCTACCCATgggacaataaaataaaatcaagactTTAAAATGGATACTGGTCACAGTTCCTCCGCTACAACAAGCCATCCTAGATAAGTCCCTTGGCCCTCCACTGGGCTCAAATGAAACTGCTAAGCCTGATGTACAGGCCAAGCTTGAAAGTGCTTCAGGACCTTGTAATAAGATTTGCCTGCACAGGAAACCTTCCCTGTTCTGCAACCAGACCTGTCCCCAAAGCAGCACCAGTAAACACACTCATTAATCCCCACAGGATTCATGGGAATGTCCTTTTCCAGAGCAATCCTGCTCAGGAAAGCACGTAACttagcagctctgcagagcatttTCTTCGTGGATTGGACCCCACCATGCTCATGCCTCATCACATCAGAACAAAGGGAAGGGCCAAGTTACCCAGGGAAGCCCTGCAGTGCCACCACCATCCAAGCCATCTGATCTAGGGTTTGTCAGCCTGTGCCATCCTAAGCTCTTTTGGCTTAGTGTGGTCTGTTAGGTGAAAACAGACATCAGCTTTGAGTTGCCTCTTTCAGAGTTGGTCAGCAGGGATGGCGTCTGTGCTGTCTGGAAGGGCCTGATGGTCTGCACTGGGCCCCCTCAGCTCTAAGAGCAGAACCCAGCATCTGTGCGGAGCTGAGCACATCCAAAGCTCAAGGTGGCACTGTGGCAGTGAGGACACTCATCCGCTCACAGGGAGCATGTCAAAGCTATCAGGATCAGGCCCTTCCTGAAGCGCCCAGCTCTGGAGACACAAAGAGCTGTAAGAAGCAGGGGGGCATTGCTGGGTGTTTACCCTCGGGACACATGCAGACAGAGTACGGCAGCCCCTACTAACTTGAGAAGCCCGCAGCGAGCACACTGGTCAAAGGCAGTGTCCTCTGGGGGACCGCAGGCCAGAGctttcagctgctccagggcaTGTTCCTCTAGCAGCATCTGCTCCATCTGCATCTGCAGACAAGGCTCcaactgaagaaatgaaagacagtGCCTGGTTAGCAAGGGTCCTTCCCAAGGTACAGGCTGGTCTCCTAAAGACGATCCCACCCTGCTCCTCTGGATGGGGTCCGCCTTGGGCTGTGAGCAACAAATATCCCAGTGAGGACCTGACCCTCCATCACAGAATACCATAAACTCAATCACCTGAGCATGGCCTTCAGAATCTCTCCCTGGGGCAGTCGGGAACCTGATAGCTATGGGAggacacctccagaggtgggCAGCCCCTGGGGCAGCACTGAGCCAATGCAGGATCACGGccagctgtgggcagggagggCCCAAGTGCCAGCAGGACACTGGGAGCCTtgctctgggctgcaagaggaCCAAATGACACAGGGGGAGGGTGGCATGTGCTAAGCAGGGCAGCAGCCGTTCTCACCATGGTGCTCGAGCCGTCTCTGCAGCCACAGTTTCTCCCAGAACAACAGCTTCATCTCTCTGGCTGTCTTgttccatcttctcttttgcCACCTTGAGGACcttctcatatttttcatttcctgaaggaagaaaatacccACAAATAGCAGTGTGGGCGCAGCACCATTCCCATTAGAGCTGGAAGTCCCACTCGCCCAACATTGGCCCCTCCCAGGACCACACTACTTGAGCAACCTATTGaaagcagatgctgctgctcctctatGAATCCTGATGTTCACTCCCACTCAATTTTCCTCCTGACACAGAAGCATCTCATCCCCTGTAATGTGATGCAAATCCAACTCTGCCAAAACCCTTGTCTATTAATTAGCCTCTGTTACAGCTTTCCCAAGCGTTTCTGCCCAGCCATCATCTTCCAAGGACTCCGACAGGCTCTAAAGGATGGTTCCAGGGGCAAAGCCCACAGGCTCATCTGCCAGAGACTCAGGAAGTATCAGAGGGTTGACTATTGCTCTGGTAGCCCTGAAACCTCCAGGCTTGGTGGAGTGGGTGTGAGCTGCCCTGGGGATGGGAGACGCGGAGCAGGTGGGGTGGGAACAGAGGACCTTCCTGGAGAGCAGACAGGCAGTGCTCACCTTTGATATTCCTGGGGAGCTCCAAGGAGATCCTGGGAAAGCTACCCTCTCCTTTTAAGGAGATCTCTTCTGGCTCCAGGTGACCCACTTGGACCTGGAAAGTCCTGCAGAAGCCACCAGGTACTCCTGGCAGGTAGTAGACTTTCAGCGCTTGCTCCTTGCCAGCTCCAACATAACCCTGCAGGCAcgggagaagagggagggaatgCACCAAAGAGGGATTGGTGGAGGGCTGGCTCAGGTGACAGACatgctgagaagagaaggcaggtTCTCATACGTGAGAAAGTATCACTTTACAGCTTTCTTGCATCCAAAAGCTAAGCTCTCCTACACCAGGATGCGGCATGTCCTTCCAGAGGACTTGCCGGGATGCATTCCCCCGGCACAGACCTTCAGACTGCCCTTTGCGCAGCACGAGTGCAGCTCAGCCCCTAACGGAGTCTTCCCCTCTGCAGCGAGAGTCAGGCTCAACAAACAGAAGCTCCTTTTTGAGCCACTGTGGAAGAAGAGTGAAGTACCCGCACGCTCTCAGCAGGGCCGGCAGCTCCTGTCACAGCACGGCAGTGGTTCCCAGGCAGCTGTCGAGGACAGCTGCGTAAGGTGACCCTCAGGAAAGCCGGCAGCATCTGGCTCCAGCGCCGGCACCAGCAGAGAGCTCAGCAGCCACGCTCCACAGCAGCCAAAGCGCTCGTGCCTCCCACCAACACCTGCTGTGGGACAGCGGAGCCACCCGCCAGCTCAGGCCGCTCAGGGCTGCGCTGCCTTGGCTCCCTCTGTCTCCAGCAGCGACTGCTTACGGCCCTGcctctcccaccacctcctgggagttctccttttcttttcccgtttgttttcccattttttttcctatagccCCTCCTGGGCAGCCGGACATGAGGCCAGGCTTAAGCACTTGTGCCTCCTCCACACTCACCGTGCTGGGCAGGACCAGGGGCTCGCGGGGCCGCGGGCAGCCTGCAGTGGCCACGCTGGGGCTCAGCACTGCATAGGTGAATCCCACCTTCCCACTGTTCCGCAGGGTGACCTCCGCTTCTCCAACTTTGTTAAACCCCTGAAGAGAGCACAGAGGAACGGTGAGTTACAGACACAGGCCTGATGGTGGGAAATCCCTCTGCTTTCGCTGGGTTGAGAGCAAACGAACACAATGCAGGAGAGaagcaggggcagaggagatgggggCACCTGGCTCTCCTGGCTTAACCTGGGGAACCCACAGCCACAAGCGCCTCCTCGCCCTCCACAGGAACAGAGCTTTACCGCAGCATGCAGAGGAGCAACACCGACCACACGAAGAGCAGGGATAAAAATCCAAGAGGATACAACTCCTCTGCACTTTAAGGCACGCTCTAACAGCCCAAACAAAGCAGGCAGCATCAAGGAATGGCAGAAAAGGCACCCACACACAAGATTTGGAGAGCTCGCAGTGACAGCAAAAGGAGAGAGCACAACACGAACAGAGCCAGCAGCCACCGGTGAggattttaactgaaaatgagTAAAACGTGGATTAGTCAGGGAtgttctctccagctgcagtgaCCGGGAAGCCCAAATTAACCTCCTCCCTGGATTATTTTGGTGATATTGAAAAACAACATCTCCTCGGATCTCAGACTTTAGGAGCAGATCAgtgttttggggggacacaTTCCTCCGGAGATGACCAACTTGAGGTGAGGAATTCCCAACTTTGGGAGTGGGAGGTTGGCCACTAAAAACCAGCCTGGATGCAGGATGTGTCACTCAAAGGTTGTACTTCCAAGCCATACAGCCAACAAAgtagctggggaggggagagagcctTAGACCTAAGTGGGCAGCAACCCACCGGTGATGGTTTCAGGACTCCTGCCAAGACAAGTGTGTGGTACCTGCAGGCCGTAGTCAATCTCTGCGCTGTCCAGGACGGAGTTGATAAGGGAAGCCTCCCCACTCAGTGCAACCTCGTAGGTGGGGCCTCCCTCCACCCTGCACAGAGCCATGACGCCGGCGACGATGTTTGCGTGGCCAAAGAAAGTGAACATGACCCGCTGGCTCTCACCCGGCAGCAGTACACCATGCAGAGGCAGGATGTTGAAAACCTGGAGACAAGGGAGGAGACACCGAGATGTCAAGCATCAAAATCGGGGCAGAAGAGCAGCCATGGCTTGGAGCAACGGACAGACGTGGCCAGAGGGGCATCTTCCTCAAGTGCAGGCAGAATCATCCTCATTTCGTCCTGCAT
This window contains:
- the LOC128850614 gene encoding hydrocephalus-inducing protein-like, which encodes MEDTEETGSLQRRQFTQAEPVSVGIEEVFNILPLHGVLLPGESQRVMFTFFGHANIVAGVMALCRVEGGPTYEVALSGEASLINSVLDSAEIDYGLQGFNKVGEAEVTLRNSGKVGFTYAVLSPSVATAGCPRPREPLVLPSTGYVGAGKEQALKVYYLPGVPGGFCRTFQVQVGHLEPEEISLKGEGSFPRISLELPRNIKGNEKYEKVLKVAKEKMEQDSQRDEAVVLGETVAAETARAPCWSLVCRCRWSRCC